Proteins encoded together in one Caldicellulosiruptor saccharolyticus DSM 8903 window:
- the dnaX gene encoding DNA polymerase III subunit gamma/tau: MHIALYRKYRPKVFEDVVAQEHITKTLKNQIKQDKVAHAYIFTGPRGTGKTTTAKIMARAVNCLNPKDGNPCNECEVCQSILNEKTLDVLEIDAASNTSVNDVRQIRDEVRYPPSMCKRRVYIIDEVHMLSTGAFNALLKTLEEPPAHALFILATTDIQKVPATILSRCQRFDFKRISVKDIYERLKKVVELEKISIDDQALYLISQKAEGALRDALTILERCVNTSDEHISYKFVANLLGVTSTEIVKEYLNAIVENDSNKGLRVVNRLWDEGMDVNTFLEESIKILRNALILRLGAQNVLLDMMDEDKSFVTNLSNLLDSNRIVSVIKMLIDTANQIRWTRFPKVLLEINTIKLCDMQMDTSFEGLNERVKKLEIKLSQILENPSLLQSLKTEKTLSLSTAAGEKSGSSEVNKEKMLLPDADVSEVLERWAEVKEAVKEEKPGLSQVLQSASIKFENGLKICFKEEDSVFAELLKRNLDYFKSVLKKVVGYDGEVEVEVNSNSSKAKQEPQSDEEIMNKLKSIFPDTEITIKE, encoded by the coding sequence ATGCATATAGCGCTATATAGAAAATACAGACCAAAAGTGTTTGAGGATGTTGTTGCCCAGGAGCATATAACAAAGACACTGAAAAATCAAATAAAACAAGACAAGGTTGCCCATGCATATATCTTTACAGGGCCGCGTGGCACTGGCAAGACAACCACCGCTAAGATAATGGCAAGGGCAGTAAACTGTCTTAACCCTAAAGACGGCAATCCTTGTAATGAGTGTGAAGTGTGCCAGAGCATCTTAAATGAAAAAACACTTGATGTTTTGGAAATAGACGCAGCATCCAACACAAGTGTAAACGATGTAAGACAGATAAGGGATGAGGTCAGATACCCACCGTCAATGTGCAAAAGAAGAGTGTATATAATAGATGAGGTTCATATGCTCTCAACAGGGGCTTTCAACGCACTTTTAAAAACCCTTGAAGAACCCCCAGCCCATGCTCTTTTCATTTTAGCAACAACAGATATACAAAAGGTACCAGCTACAATTTTGTCTCGCTGCCAGAGATTTGATTTCAAGAGAATCTCTGTAAAGGATATATATGAAAGGCTCAAAAAGGTTGTTGAGCTTGAAAAAATCTCAATTGACGACCAAGCACTATATCTTATTTCTCAAAAAGCAGAGGGAGCATTAAGAGATGCCCTTACAATTTTAGAGAGATGTGTGAACACCTCTGATGAGCATATATCATACAAGTTTGTTGCAAACTTACTGGGCGTTACCTCAACAGAAATTGTGAAAGAGTATTTGAATGCAATTGTCGAGAATGACTCTAACAAGGGTTTGAGAGTGGTAAACAGACTTTGGGACGAGGGAATGGATGTCAATACATTTTTAGAAGAGAGCATAAAAATACTGAGAAATGCTTTGATTTTGCGTTTAGGTGCCCAGAACGTTTTGCTTGACATGATGGATGAAGACAAGAGCTTTGTAACAAACCTTTCTAACCTCCTTGATTCAAATAGAATCGTGTCTGTTATAAAGATGTTAATTGACACTGCAAACCAGATAAGATGGACAAGGTTTCCAAAGGTCTTGCTTGAAATAAACACAATTAAGCTTTGTGATATGCAGATGGACACATCATTTGAAGGACTAAATGAAAGGGTAAAAAAACTTGAAATAAAACTTTCACAGATTTTAGAAAATCCGAGTCTACTTCAAAGTTTAAAAACAGAAAAAACTCTTTCATTATCCACAGCAGCGGGTGAGAAATCAGGGTCCTCTGAAGTCAACAAAGAGAAAATGCTCCTTCCAGATGCAGATGTTTCTGAAGTTTTAGAAAGATGGGCTGAAGTAAAAGAAGCAGTAAAGGAAGAAAAGCCTGGACTTTCGCAGGTTTTGCAAAGTGCAAGCATTAAGTTTGAAAATGGCCTTAAAATCTGTTTTAAAGAAGAAGACAGCGTCTTTGCAGAGCTTCTAAAAAGGAACCTTGATTATTTCAAGTCTGTTCTAAAAAAGGTTGTAGGGTATGATGGCGAGGTTGAAGTAGAGGTAAATAGTAACAGTTCTAAAGCTAAACAAGAACCTCAATCTGATGAAGAGATTATGAACAAGCTCAAAAGTATCTTCCCTGATACAGAGATTACTATAAAAGAATAA
- a CDS encoding HDIG domain-containing metalloprotein, with protein sequence MSITRDIALEEVKKRIKTPNLLKHCLACEAIMRGLACYFEEDMDKWGICGLVHDIDYEETKNDPSSHSIVGAKILEDLGFDKDIVYAVKVHNDAHGLPRLSLMDKALYCVDPTSGFIVAGALILPSKKLSDVTVPFLMNRFNEKSFAKGANRSQMKACSELGLELEEFLRISLDAMQKISVELGL encoded by the coding sequence ATGAGCATAACACGCGATATTGCACTTGAAGAGGTTAAGAAGAGAATTAAAACACCAAACCTGCTTAAACATTGCTTGGCATGTGAGGCTATTATGAGAGGGCTTGCATGCTATTTTGAAGAGGATATGGATAAATGGGGAATATGCGGGCTTGTCCATGACATAGATTATGAGGAGACAAAAAATGACCCAAGCTCACACAGTATAGTTGGTGCAAAAATATTAGAGGATTTAGGGTTTGACAAAGACATTGTGTATGCAGTAAAAGTTCACAACGACGCACATGGTCTTCCCCGTTTAAGTCTTATGGATAAAGCGCTTTACTGTGTTGACCCAACTTCAGGGTTTATTGTTGCAGGTGCGTTGATTCTACCATCAAAAAAGCTCTCTGATGTGACAGTACCATTTTTAATGAACAGGTTTAATGAGAAAAGCTTTGCAAAAGGGGCAAATAGAAGCCAGATGAAGGCATGTTCTGAGCTTGGGCTTGAGCTTGAGGAGTTTTTAAGAATATCTTTGGATGCCATGCAGAAAATAAGTGTAGAGCTTGGGCTGTAG
- a CDS encoding DUF362 domain-containing protein — protein sequence MNNNIYIIYGKDAKSMTKDLLKYVDVNKYIPRNSKIAIKPNLVVAKPYTSGATTNPQIVEGIIEYLKENGHDNITILEGAWLGASTKRAFEVCGYSEISKKYGVKLIDTKDDQVKKVNVDGYELNVCKSVFEYDYLINVPLLKGHCQTKLTCALKNLKGLIPDSEKRRFHTLGLHKPIAYLNKAIKTHLIIVDSLMPDPDFEEGGNPVEKDFIALGFDPVLIDSFAAENLGYNPYDIEYIKLAEKLGIGKTTGYNLIEINPEKKPRLASRKSSIVGKYAKYIDERDACSVCYANLISALMRLDEEGYLRKIEKKLCIGQGFKGKGIDGIGIGSCTKNFDISISGCPPKSTEIVQFIKSKI from the coding sequence TTGAACAATAACATTTATATCATTTACGGCAAAGATGCAAAGTCAATGACAAAGGACCTACTAAAGTACGTTGATGTAAATAAATACATTCCAAGAAATTCAAAAATTGCAATAAAACCGAACTTAGTGGTTGCAAAACCATATACCTCTGGTGCGACAACAAATCCTCAGATAGTTGAAGGGATAATTGAGTACTTAAAAGAAAATGGACATGACAATATTACAATTTTAGAAGGTGCGTGGCTTGGAGCATCTACAAAAAGAGCGTTTGAGGTATGTGGGTATAGCGAGATTTCAAAAAAATATGGTGTAAAGCTAATTGACACAAAAGATGACCAAGTTAAAAAGGTAAATGTTGATGGGTATGAATTGAATGTGTGTAAAAGTGTATTTGAATATGACTACTTAATTAATGTTCCTCTTTTAAAAGGTCATTGTCAGACAAAACTTACATGTGCGCTCAAGAACTTAAAAGGACTGATTCCAGACAGTGAAAAGAGACGATTTCACACGTTGGGGCTTCACAAACCAATTGCATATCTTAATAAGGCTATAAAAACACATTTGATCATTGTAGATAGCCTCATGCCAGACCCTGACTTTGAAGAAGGTGGGAACCCTGTTGAAAAGGATTTTATTGCGCTTGGTTTTGACCCAGTTCTCATCGACAGTTTTGCTGCAGAAAATTTGGGATACAATCCTTATGATATAGAATACATAAAGCTTGCTGAAAAATTAGGAATTGGTAAGACAACAGGTTATAATCTGATAGAAATAAATCCTGAAAAAAAGCCACGCTTAGCTTCAAGAAAATCATCTATTGTCGGCAAGTATGCAAAGTACATTGATGAGAGGGATGCATGTTCTGTTTGCTATGCAAACTTGATAAGTGCACTTATGAGATTAGATGAAGAAGGATATCTTAGAAAGATTGAGAAAAAACTTTGCATAGGCCAAGGTTTTAAGGGAAAAGGCATCGATGGAATTGGAATTGGAAGCTGCACGAAAAATTTTGATATTTCAATTTCAGGCTGCCCGCCGAAATCAACTGAGATTGTCCAGTTTATAAAAAGCAAGATTTAA
- the secG gene encoding preprotein translocase subunit SecG, which produces MAKIILTVLELLLAIALIIVVLLQSGKSAGLSGSIAGGAETFFGKYKGRTLDAMLGRYTWIIAAAFFVVSILLFLVIK; this is translated from the coding sequence ATGGCCAAAATAATTCTAACCGTTTTAGAGCTTCTTTTAGCAATTGCACTTATAATTGTTGTGCTTTTGCAGTCAGGCAAGAGCGCAGGGCTTTCTGGGTCAATTGCAGGTGGTGCTGAGACATTTTTTGGAAAGTACAAGGGAAGAACACTTGATGCTATGCTTGGAAGATACACATGGATAATCGCAGCGGCTTTCTTTGTTGTATCAATACTTTTATTCTTAGTAATAAAGTAA
- the rnr gene encoding ribonuclease R produces MKKARFEEKKQEIWGLIREESYHPMTFSEILDILGWNEKDELLLKRILDELEQEGKIVRTKRGRYGLAEEMNLFVGVLEVNPRGFGFLVPDNPNIPDIYISAENMNGAMHGDRVLVKALSLPVEGKRIEGYVERILKRGITKVVGRYEDSKNFGFVIPDDQRITYDIYIPKSGKNKAKTGQKVVVEITRYPEKRRNPEGRIIEILGYENAKGVDILSIIKKYELEEEFPKEVLKEVENIPDVVLEEEIEGRVDLRDWTIFTIDGEDAKDFDDAVSIKKLPNGNYLLGVHIADVSHYVKPNTHLDREAFRRGTSVYLVDRVIPMLPFKLSNGICSLNPNVDRLTFSVLMEIDKNGNVVKHDIFESVIRSKERMTYTNVTKILKEEDKDLLKRYEHIREDLELMRELALILREKRMKRGALDFDFDETKVILDKNGRPIDIRRYELTISNKIIEEFMLICNETVANHFFWLNVPFLYRVHEEPDIEKIYQFAEFIYNMGYVLKGISNKIHPKALQAILEQSRGTPEERVIHTLCLRSLKKARYCEENLGHFGLSTDYYCHFTSPIRRYPDLVIHRIMKDVLKGKMTEKKAERLRRKMPEIAKWTSQREQIAEEAERETVELKKVEFMTDKIGQVFEGIISNVTPFGFFVELENTIEGLVRVSSLEDDYYVFNEKTYQLIGEKSKKVYKIGDKVKVRVISANIALRQIEFTIV; encoded by the coding sequence GTGAAAAAAGCAAGATTTGAAGAGAAAAAACAAGAGATTTGGGGTTTAATCCGCGAAGAAAGCTATCATCCAATGACGTTTTCTGAAATTTTAGATATCTTAGGTTGGAATGAAAAAGACGAACTTTTACTGAAGAGAATTCTTGATGAGCTTGAACAGGAAGGGAAAATTGTCAGGACAAAGCGCGGAAGATATGGCCTTGCTGAGGAGATGAACCTTTTTGTTGGTGTATTAGAAGTAAATCCGCGCGGGTTTGGATTTTTGGTTCCTGACAATCCTAATATCCCTGACATCTATATCTCAGCAGAGAACATGAACGGGGCTATGCATGGCGATAGAGTACTTGTCAAAGCACTTTCTTTACCTGTTGAAGGCAAAAGAATTGAGGGATATGTGGAAAGAATTTTAAAAAGAGGAATTACAAAGGTTGTTGGAAGGTATGAGGATAGTAAAAACTTTGGATTTGTTATTCCAGATGACCAGCGAATAACTTATGACATCTATATTCCAAAGAGCGGGAAAAACAAAGCAAAGACAGGTCAAAAGGTTGTAGTTGAAATTACAAGATATCCTGAAAAGAGAAGGAACCCTGAAGGAAGAATCATTGAGATTTTGGGATATGAAAATGCAAAAGGAGTAGATATACTATCAATCATCAAAAAGTACGAATTAGAAGAAGAATTTCCAAAAGAAGTCTTGAAAGAGGTTGAAAATATCCCAGATGTTGTCTTAGAAGAGGAAATTGAAGGAAGAGTTGATTTAAGAGACTGGACAATCTTTACAATTGACGGTGAGGATGCAAAGGACTTTGACGATGCAGTGTCAATCAAAAAACTTCCAAACGGCAACTATCTACTAGGTGTTCACATTGCAGATGTCAGTCATTATGTAAAGCCAAATACGCACCTTGACAGAGAAGCTTTCAGACGTGGTACAAGCGTCTACCTTGTTGACAGGGTAATTCCAATGCTTCCTTTCAAGCTGTCAAACGGGATTTGCTCTCTCAACCCAAATGTGGATAGGCTTACCTTTTCTGTTCTAATGGAAATAGACAAAAATGGCAATGTGGTAAAGCACGATATATTTGAAAGTGTTATAAGAAGCAAGGAGAGAATGACATACACAAATGTTACAAAGATACTTAAAGAAGAGGACAAAGACCTTCTAAAAAGGTATGAACACATAAGAGAAGACTTGGAGCTGATGCGCGAACTTGCACTAATTTTGCGTGAAAAGCGCATGAAACGAGGGGCTTTGGACTTTGACTTTGACGAAACAAAGGTAATCCTTGACAAAAATGGCAGACCAATTGATATCAGAAGGTATGAGCTCACAATCTCAAACAAAATAATTGAAGAGTTTATGCTTATCTGCAATGAGACAGTTGCAAATCACTTCTTCTGGCTAAATGTTCCATTTTTGTACAGGGTTCATGAAGAGCCAGACATAGAAAAGATTTACCAGTTTGCTGAGTTTATATACAACATGGGGTATGTTCTAAAAGGAATTTCCAACAAGATTCACCCAAAAGCGCTGCAGGCAATCTTAGAGCAAAGCAGGGGCACACCAGAAGAAAGGGTGATTCACACACTTTGTCTTCGCTCACTTAAAAAAGCAAGATATTGTGAAGAAAATCTTGGACACTTTGGTCTTTCAACAGATTATTACTGCCATTTCACATCACCTATTAGAAGGTATCCTGACCTTGTAATTCACAGGATTATGAAAGATGTTCTAAAAGGAAAGATGACAGAAAAGAAAGCAGAAAGACTTCGCCGTAAGATGCCTGAGATAGCAAAGTGGACATCACAGCGAGAGCAGATAGCTGAAGAGGCAGAAAGAGAAACAGTTGAACTCAAGAAAGTAGAGTTTATGACAGACAAGATCGGTCAGGTTTTTGAAGGTATTATTTCAAATGTCACACCTTTTGGCTTTTTTGTTGAGCTTGAAAACACTATAGAAGGACTTGTAAGAGTGAGTTCTTTAGAGGATGATTATTATGTCTTTAACGAGAAGACATATCAGCTAATAGGAGAAAAATCAAAAAAGGTATATAAGATAGGAGACAAGGTAAAAGTAAGGGTAATTTCCGCAAATATAGCTTTGAGGCAGATAGAGTTTACAATTGTCTGA
- a CDS encoding IS607 family transposase, with product MLLSVQKVKEIYGISRRTLINWEKEGLITPLRTPKGRRRYKKEDIEKLLGMIEEKPKPTVVLYARVSTKKQEEYLKNQIRRLEEYAKLQGWQYEVISEIASGVNENRRGLLKLLNKIKRGEVAKVVIEYPDRLARFGFEYLKFFMESFGVELVVLNGRENEEDINRELAEDLIAIVTSFAARIYGNRGAKKHGNGSGEANF from the coding sequence ATGTTGCTAAGTGTGCAAAAAGTTAAAGAGATATATGGTATCAGCCGAAGAACACTAATAAACTGGGAGAAGGAAGGGTTAATAACACCTCTCAGGACACCGAAGGGAAGGAGAAGGTATAAAAAAGAAGACATAGAAAAACTACTTGGCATGATAGAGGAAAAACCAAAACCAACTGTTGTTTTGTATGCAAGAGTCTCCACTAAAAAGCAAGAAGAGTACCTTAAAAACCAAATTAGAAGACTTGAAGAATATGCCAAGTTGCAAGGTTGGCAGTATGAAGTTATATCTGAAATAGCCAGCGGAGTGAATGAAAACAGGAGAGGACTATTAAAACTTTTGAACAAAATCAAAAGAGGGGAAGTTGCAAAAGTTGTAATAGAGTATCCTGACAGACTTGCAAGGTTTGGATTTGAATATCTTAAGTTTTTCATGGAGAGTTTTGGGGTAGAACTTGTAGTATTAAATGGCAGAGAAAACGAAGAAGATATTAACAGAGAACTGGCAGAGGACTTAATAGCGATAGTAACATCTTTTGCAGCGAGGATTTATGGCAATAGAGGTGCAAAAAAGCATGGTAACGGTTCAGGCGAAGCTAATTTTTGA
- the hpf gene encoding ribosome hibernation-promoting factor, HPF/YfiA family, which translates to MNFIISGKNIEVTDALKDRIEKKLSKLERYVKMNCDVHVTLSVEKIRHIVEVTIPFYGMILRAEEASNDMYSAIDLVVDSLERQIRKFKTKIAKRAKDAESLRYMTFEEEAQQETNQEENGEFKIAKTKRFPIKPMSVDEAILQMNLLGHSFFVFLNQDTDKVNVVYKRNDGAYGLIEPEY; encoded by the coding sequence ATGAACTTTATAATTAGCGGCAAGAACATAGAGGTAACAGATGCACTAAAAGATAGGATTGAAAAGAAACTTTCAAAACTTGAAAGGTATGTTAAAATGAACTGTGATGTGCATGTGACATTGAGCGTTGAGAAGATTAGGCACATTGTTGAGGTGACAATACCATTTTATGGCATGATTTTAAGAGCTGAAGAAGCGAGTAATGACATGTACAGTGCAATAGATTTGGTTGTTGACAGTTTAGAGAGGCAGATAAGAAAGTTTAAAACAAAGATTGCAAAAAGGGCAAAGGATGCAGAGTCTTTAAGATATATGACGTTTGAAGAAGAAGCTCAGCAAGAGACAAATCAAGAGGAAAATGGTGAGTTTAAGATTGCAAAGACAAAGAGGTTTCCAATAAAGCCTATGAGCGTTGATGAGGCAATTCTGCAGATGAACCTTTTGGGACACAGCTTTTTTGTCTTCCTAAATCAGGACACTGATAAAGTCAATGTGGTGTACAAGCGAAATGACGGCGCATATGGTCTGATTGAACCAGAATATTAA
- the dapF gene encoding diaminopimelate epimerase encodes MLFSKMHGLGNDFIVIDTRGKEDIDYNLLAKRMCHRHIGVGADGLLLVLNSDIADIRMRIINSDGSEAEMCGNGIRCFAKYVYERGIVKATKFKVETLAGIIEPELFVNEYGLVDKVKVNMGKPSFKRKDIPMQGDPESDAINTSIVVDGNEYRITSLLMGVPHTILFVDDVEKVDIYTLGPKIEKHEAFPRKTNVNFVQVIDKNNIKVRTWERGAGATFACGTGSCASVIAANLNGLTERKANVHLYFGTLEIQWQDDDTVFMTGPAEEVFVGEYLE; translated from the coding sequence ATGCTTTTTTCAAAAATGCACGGGCTTGGAAATGACTTTATTGTGATAGATACAAGAGGTAAAGAGGATATAGATTATAACTTGCTTGCAAAGAGGATGTGTCATCGACACATTGGAGTTGGTGCAGATGGTCTGCTGCTTGTATTAAATTCAGATATTGCTGACATCAGGATGAGAATTATCAATTCTGATGGGTCTGAAGCTGAGATGTGTGGAAATGGCATCAGGTGTTTTGCAAAATATGTATATGAAAGAGGAATTGTGAAAGCCACTAAATTCAAAGTTGAGACATTGGCAGGCATAATTGAGCCAGAGCTTTTTGTAAACGAATATGGCCTTGTTGATAAAGTTAAAGTGAATATGGGAAAGCCCAGCTTTAAAAGAAAAGATATACCAATGCAAGGTGACCCAGAAAGTGATGCCATAAATACATCTATTGTAGTTGATGGCAATGAATACAGAATTACATCTCTTTTGATGGGTGTTCCGCACACTATTTTGTTTGTTGATGATGTTGAAAAGGTGGACATTTATACTTTAGGACCAAAAATAGAAAAGCATGAGGCTTTTCCAAGAAAGACAAATGTCAACTTTGTTCAGGTGATTGACAAGAATAATATAAAGGTGAGAACCTGGGAAAGAGGAGCAGGTGCAACATTTGCATGCGGCACTGGATCTTGTGCATCTGTGATAGCAGCAAACTTGAATGGACTTACAGAAAGAAAAGCAAATGTCCACCTTTATTTTGGAACTCTTGAGATACAGTGGCAGGATGATGATACAGTCTTCATGACCGGCCCTGCTGAGGAGGTTTTTGTTGGGGAGTATTTGGAGTAA